In Rhinolophus ferrumequinum isolate MPI-CBG mRhiFer1 chromosome 7, mRhiFer1_v1.p, whole genome shotgun sequence, the following proteins share a genomic window:
- the CLDN3 gene encoding claudin-3: MSMGLEITGTSLAVLGWLGTIVCCALPMWRVTAFIGSSIITAQITWEGLWMNCVVQSTGQMQCKVYDSLLALPQDLQAARALIVVAILLAAFGLLVALVGAQCTNCVQDDTAKAKITIVAGVLFLLAALLTLIPVSWSANTIVRDFYNPLVPDAQKREIGAGLYVGWAAAAMQLLGGALLCCSCPPREKKYAPAKILYSAPRSTGPGTGTSTAYDRKDYV, from the coding sequence ATGTCCATGGGCCTGGAGATCACGGGCACCTCGCTGGCCGTGCTGGGCTGGCTGGGCACCATCGTGTGCTGCGCGCTGCCCATGTGGCGCGTGACAGCCTTCATCGGCAGCAGCATCATCACGGCACAGATCACCTGGGAGGGCCTGTGGATGAATTGCGTGGTGCAGAGCACCGGCCAGATGCAGTGCAAGGTGTACGACTCGCTGCTGGCGTTGCCGCAGGACCTGCAGGCGGCCCGTGCCCTCATCGTTGTCGCCATCCTGCTGGCTGCATTTGGGCTCCTCGTGGCGCTCGTGGGCGCTCAGTGCACCAACTGCGTGCAGGACGACACTGCCAAGGCCAAGATCACCATCGTGGCGGGCGTGCTTTTCCTGCTGGCCGCCCTGCTCACCCTCATACCGGTGTCCTGGTCGGCCAACACCATCGTCCGGGACTTCTACAACCCCCTCGTGCCGGATGCTCAGAAGCGCGAGATAGGCGCCGGCCTGTACGTGGGCTGGGCGGCCGCAGCGATGCAGCTGCTGGGGGGCGCGCTGCTCTGCTGCTCGTGCCCGCCGCGCGAGAAGAAGTATGCGCCCGCCAAGATCCTCTACTCGGCGCCGCGCTCCACGGGGCCGGGCACTGGCACCAGCACAGCCTACGACCGCAAGGATTACGTCTGA